Proteins encoded together in one Thermococcus gammatolerans EJ3 window:
- a CDS encoding 2-oxoacid:ferredoxin oxidoreductase subunit gamma has protein sequence MRKEVLFSGFGGQGVILASVILGRAAAVYENLYAVQTQSYGPESRGGASRAEVVISDEPIDYPKTLHPDYAVFFSQEAYSKYLHTVKEGTTVIVEKDLVPHRDLEFEKKLNVIALPLTEIAEETTGLSLTMNILTLGILVGVTGIVGREAIEKAVRDAVPKGTEEINVKALKKGFEIAEELRS, from the coding sequence ATGAGGAAGGAAGTTCTCTTCAGCGGGTTCGGCGGTCAGGGTGTCATACTCGCGAGCGTCATCCTCGGAAGAGCGGCTGCTGTCTATGAGAACCTCTACGCGGTCCAGACCCAGAGCTACGGGCCGGAATCGAGGGGAGGTGCGAGCAGGGCAGAAGTGGTTATAAGCGACGAGCCGATTGACTACCCCAAGACACTTCATCCTGACTATGCAGTCTTCTTCTCGCAGGAGGCCTACAGCAAGTACCTCCACACGGTAAAGGAAGGCACCACTGTAATAGTCGAGAAGGACCTCGTCCCCCACAGGGACCTGGAGTTCGAGAAGAAGCTCAACGTCATCGCTTTGCCTCTGACCGAGATAGCGGAAGAAACCACCGGGCTAAGCCTGACGATGAACATTCTAACCCTCGGCATACTCGTCGGCGTGACAGGGATAGTGGGCAGGGAAGCAATAGAGAAGGCCGTCCGCGATGCGGTTCCCAAAGGAACGGAGGAGATAAATGTTAAAGCCCTCAAGAAGGGCTTTGAGATAGCGGAGGAGCTCAGGAGCTGA
- a CDS encoding 2-oxoacid:ferredoxin oxidoreductase subunit beta has product MYLKSAYEIRDKYLRKDMLPTIFCPGCGIGSVLQFTLRAIDDLKLNQDEIVWVSGIGCSSRVPGFVNFDGLHTTHGRALAFATGIKLANPNLKIIAFMGDGDAAAIGGNHLIHAIRRNLDVTVILINNFTYGMTGGQVAPTALKGLRGTTAPYGQFENPFDIAQLAVSAGANYVARWTVFNYLQGINSIKKALQKEGFTLVEFLSPCPISFGRRNRMKTAPELIRWYQKITVPLAKAKKMKPEELEGKIVIGEFVDRDRPGLVREYQEYIKRAKKMMGWEQ; this is encoded by the coding sequence ATGTACCTGAAGTCCGCTTACGAGATTCGCGACAAGTACCTGAGGAAGGACATGTTGCCCACGATATTCTGCCCGGGCTGTGGAATCGGTAGCGTCCTCCAGTTCACCCTCCGCGCGATAGACGACTTAAAGCTGAACCAGGACGAGATAGTCTGGGTGAGCGGAATAGGCTGTTCCTCCCGCGTTCCAGGCTTCGTCAACTTTGACGGCCTTCACACGACCCACGGAAGGGCCCTTGCTTTCGCCACGGGAATCAAGCTCGCCAATCCGAACCTCAAGATAATCGCCTTCATGGGCGACGGCGACGCGGCCGCGATAGGCGGGAACCACCTCATCCACGCCATCAGGAGGAACCTCGACGTGACGGTAATCCTCATCAACAACTTCACCTACGGAATGACCGGCGGACAGGTCGCTCCGACCGCTCTGAAGGGCCTGCGCGGGACTACCGCTCCATACGGCCAGTTCGAGAACCCCTTCGACATCGCTCAGCTGGCGGTCTCAGCTGGGGCGAACTATGTCGCTCGCTGGACGGTTTTCAACTACCTTCAGGGGATCAACAGCATAAAGAAGGCTCTCCAGAAAGAGGGGTTCACGCTCGTTGAGTTCCTAAGCCCCTGTCCGATAAGCTTCGGAAGAAGGAACAGGATGAAGACTGCCCCAGAGCTAATCCGCTGGTACCAGAAGATAACCGTCCCGCTCGCGAAGGCCAAGAAGATGAAGCCAGAGGAGCTTGAGGGCAAAATAGTAATCGGCGAGTTCGTTGACAGGGACAGGCCAGGTCTCGTGAGGGAGTATCAGGAGTACATAAAGAGGGCCAAGAAGATGATGGGGTGGGAGCAATGA
- a CDS encoding 2-oxoacid:acceptor oxidoreductase subunit alpha — protein sequence MRYPFPVGKSDFIQGDEAIARAAILAGCRFYAGYPITPASEIFEAMALYMPLVDGVSIQMEDEIASIAAIIGASWAGAKAMTATSGPGFSLMQENLGYAVMTETPIVVVNMMRGGPSTGQPTFPAQGDIMQAIWGTHGDHMLIVLSPSTVQEAFDFTIRAFNLAEKYRTPVVILGDAELAHMRERVYIPEPEEIEVVERKLPASEEEAKLPFGDPHGDGVPPMPIFGKGYRTYVTGLTHDEYGHPRTVEPEVHERLIRRIYRKILDHKDEIISREEFMLEDAEVAIVTTGIVSRSAIRAVKILREKGVEAGLLKLNTVWPFDFDYIEELAERVDKIYVPEMNLGQLYHLVREGANGKAEVELIAKIGGEVHTPMEIAERVVG from the coding sequence ATGAGGTACCCGTTTCCGGTCGGCAAGTCCGACTTCATTCAAGGTGATGAGGCCATAGCGAGGGCGGCTATCTTAGCTGGTTGCAGGTTCTACGCGGGCTACCCAATAACGCCCGCCAGCGAGATATTCGAGGCGATGGCCCTCTACATGCCCCTCGTTGACGGTGTGAGCATACAGATGGAGGACGAGATAGCGAGCATAGCGGCGATAATAGGCGCCTCCTGGGCTGGGGCGAAGGCGATGACCGCAACGAGCGGGCCTGGCTTCTCGCTGATGCAGGAGAACCTCGGCTATGCTGTAATGACCGAGACGCCGATAGTCGTCGTCAACATGATGCGCGGTGGTCCATCAACGGGCCAGCCAACGTTCCCGGCCCAGGGAGACATAATGCAGGCCATCTGGGGCACTCACGGCGATCACATGCTCATCGTTTTAAGTCCCTCAACCGTTCAGGAAGCCTTTGACTTCACTATTAGGGCCTTCAACCTGGCCGAGAAGTACAGGACTCCCGTCGTAATCCTTGGAGACGCCGAGCTCGCCCACATGCGCGAGCGCGTTTACATTCCTGAGCCTGAGGAGATTGAGGTAGTCGAGAGAAAGCTTCCAGCCAGCGAGGAGGAGGCTAAGCTTCCCTTCGGCGACCCGCACGGAGACGGCGTTCCACCAATGCCGATATTCGGGAAGGGCTACCGCACCTACGTGACGGGTTTGACACACGACGAGTATGGCCACCCGAGAACCGTTGAGCCCGAGGTTCATGAAAGGCTCATCAGGAGGATTTACCGCAAGATACTCGACCACAAGGACGAGATAATTAGCAGGGAGGAGTTCATGCTCGAAGACGCGGAGGTGGCGATAGTCACGACCGGAATAGTCTCCCGCTCCGCCATAAGGGCCGTTAAGATACTCCGCGAGAAGGGGGTTGAGGCGGGCCTGCTGAAGCTCAACACGGTGTGGCCTTTCGACTTCGACTACATCGAGGAGCTCGCGGAGCGCGTGGATAAGATATACGTGCCCGAGATGAACCTCGGACAGCTCTACCACCTCGTCAGGGAAGGCGCCAACGGAAAGGCGGAGGTCGAGCTCATAGCCAAGATAGGCGGCGAGGTGCACACGCCGATGGAGATAGCCGAGAGGGTGGTGGGATGA
- a CDS encoding DUF2283 domain-containing protein: protein MKIEYSQDADVLIIRLRDDEVVDSVDLGEGVIAHLNEKGEVVEIEILDASKSVDFRELVLRIPSGVVA from the coding sequence ATGAAGATAGAGTACTCGCAAGATGCTGACGTCTTGATTATCCGCCTTAGAGATGACGAAGTTGTTGATTCAGTTGACCTCGGTGAAGGTGTCATCGCGCACCTGAACGAGAAAGGAGAAGTCGTTGAGATTGAAATCCTCGATGCGTCCAAGTCCGTTGACTTCAGGGAGCTTGTCCTCAGGATTCCGAGTGGGGTGGTAGCATGA
- a CDS encoding DUF4258 domain-containing protein gives MKVVEERNHPKGRIIVIQTDEKECQILITHHALSRARRWKLSLEKLVEAILYPEEVLMGHHDRFIAHKAENSHIIRVIYEYENGVPVVVTVYRPRKERYFIGGGVYEDRVLARC, from the coding sequence GTGAAGGTTGTTGAGGAGAGGAACCACCCCAAAGGCAGAATCATAGTAATTCAAACAGACGAAAAAGAGTGCCAAATCCTGATAACACATCACGCACTTTCCCGTGCAAGGCGCTGGAAACTCTCGCTTGAAAAGCTCGTGGAAGCGATACTGTATCCTGAAGAGGTCCTAATGGGGCACCACGACAGGTTTATAGCACATAAAGCAGAGAATAGCCATATTATCAGGGTTATCTACGAGTATGAGAATGGCGTTCCCGTGGTTGTGACGGTGTATAGACCGCGTAAAGAGCGTTATTTCATAGGTGGTGGTGTTTATGAAGATAGAGTACTCGCAAGATGCTGA
- a CDS encoding 2-oxoacid:ferredoxin oxidoreductase subunit gamma: MQIRLAGIGGQGVVLAGVILGEAAAIEGLNVLQTQDYSSASRGGHSIADVIISKEPIYDVMVTKADVLVALHQLGYDTVKDSLKEDGLLIIETDLVKPDRDYVGAPFTRIAEETTGLALTVNMVTLGYLVAKTNVVKKESVEEAIRRRVPKGTEEINIKAFRAGYEEGLK, encoded by the coding sequence ATGCAGATTAGGCTCGCCGGAATCGGCGGTCAGGGCGTTGTGCTCGCGGGGGTAATACTCGGCGAGGCCGCCGCGATTGAGGGTTTGAACGTTCTTCAGACCCAGGACTACAGCTCCGCGAGCAGGGGAGGCCACTCCATAGCGGACGTCATAATCTCGAAGGAGCCGATTTACGACGTAATGGTTACCAAAGCAGACGTCCTCGTCGCTCTTCACCAGCTCGGCTACGACACCGTCAAGGACTCGCTGAAAGAGGACGGGCTTCTGATAATTGAGACCGATTTGGTCAAGCCAGATAGGGACTACGTCGGCGCGCCCTTCACCAGAATCGCCGAGGAGACCACTGGGCTCGCCCTAACAGTAAACATGGTCACTCTCGGCTACCTTGTTGCGAAAACCAATGTTGTGAAGAAGGAGAGCGTTGAGGAAGCGATTAGGAGGCGCGTCCCGAAGGGGACTGAGGAGATAAACATCAAGGCCTTCAGGGCCGGTTATGAGGAGGGGCTGAAGTGA
- a CDS encoding 2-oxoacid:ferredoxin oxidoreductase subunit beta — MPEIYSKYPMVKYLRKEALPTALCPGCGGGTVLNAFANAVDQLKLDPRDLVVVSGIGCSAWIASPYFLADTLHTTHGRAIVFATGVKVGLPDKKVVVISGDGDLASIGGNHLLHAARRNIDITVILVNNFIYGMTGGQVAPTTPFGAKTTTTPYRNIEHPFQISETIAAAGASYVARWTTAHVYQLIESIKKALTVKGFSLVEVISQCPVQFGRRNRMKEPAEMLRWFLKNSVPLAKARKMKPEELEGKFVIGEFVNRQRPEFIEELNKLINEVQEQFGLKEV, encoded by the coding sequence ATGCCCGAGATTTATTCCAAGTACCCGATGGTTAAGTACCTCCGCAAGGAGGCCCTTCCGACGGCACTCTGTCCCGGCTGTGGCGGTGGAACCGTGCTGAACGCTTTTGCCAACGCCGTTGACCAGCTCAAGCTCGACCCGAGGGATTTGGTGGTCGTGAGCGGAATAGGCTGTTCCGCTTGGATAGCCTCGCCCTACTTCCTGGCGGATACCCTCCACACGACGCACGGAAGGGCGATAGTCTTCGCTACCGGCGTGAAGGTCGGTCTGCCGGACAAGAAGGTCGTCGTGATAAGCGGTGACGGCGATTTGGCGAGCATCGGCGGAAACCACCTTCTTCACGCCGCGAGGAGGAACATCGACATAACGGTTATTCTCGTCAACAACTTCATCTACGGAATGACGGGCGGACAGGTCGCTCCGACGACGCCCTTCGGGGCCAAAACGACGACAACCCCCTACAGGAACATCGAGCACCCGTTCCAGATTTCTGAAACCATCGCGGCGGCCGGAGCGAGCTACGTGGCGAGATGGACCACAGCCCACGTTTACCAGCTCATCGAGAGCATCAAGAAGGCTCTAACCGTTAAGGGCTTCTCCCTCGTCGAGGTCATTTCGCAGTGTCCCGTCCAGTTCGGAAGGAGGAACAGGATGAAAGAGCCAGCAGAGATGCTCCGCTGGTTCCTGAAGAACAGCGTTCCGCTTGCAAAGGCTAGGAAGATGAAGCCTGAAGAGCTCGAGGGCAAGTTCGTCATCGGCGAGTTCGTCAACAGGCAGAGGCCCGAGTTCATCGAGGAGCTCAACAAGCTGATTAACGAGGTCCAGGAGCAGTTCGGACTCAAGGAGGTGTGA
- a CDS encoding 2-oxoacid:acceptor oxidoreductase subunit alpha, which translates to MIIRGDEPEQIRLLRKLYKPGNYFMQGNEAVAYGALFAGCRFYAGYPITPSSEIAETMARELPKLGGYYLQMEDEIGSIAAMIGASWTGFKVMTATAGPGFSLMQENLGYAVMTETPLVLVDVQRSGPSTGQATKGAQGDFFQARWGTHGDHPIVAVSPTSGQDAFWEIIRAFNIAERLRTPVVFLFDGVLAHTRELIKIPDVDEVEITYRKLPQNEEEAKLPFGDPHGDGVPPMPLFGHGYFTHVTGSTHKENGLRDVYTPEVHDRLVRRIHRKIEKNREVYEKYEEHFTDDAEILVVSWGVTARPALGAVLKAREAGIKAGLFVPKTVHPFPGERMRELGKRVRAILVPEMNLGQMILEVQRYVNDDVLLKGVNKIGGVPLTVEEILREIRGVA; encoded by the coding sequence ATGATAATCCGCGGTGACGAGCCGGAGCAGATTAGGCTCCTCAGGAAGCTCTACAAGCCCGGCAACTACTTCATGCAGGGCAACGAGGCAGTTGCCTACGGTGCGCTGTTTGCAGGCTGCCGCTTCTACGCAGGTTATCCAATAACCCCGTCGAGCGAGATAGCGGAGACGATGGCGCGCGAACTGCCGAAGCTCGGCGGCTACTACCTCCAGATGGAGGACGAGATTGGGAGCATAGCGGCCATGATTGGAGCATCTTGGACGGGATTCAAGGTCATGACTGCAACGGCTGGCCCGGGCTTCTCGCTTATGCAAGAGAACCTTGGCTACGCCGTGATGACCGAGACCCCGCTCGTTCTGGTTGACGTCCAGAGGAGCGGGCCTTCAACGGGCCAGGCCACGAAAGGTGCCCAGGGCGACTTCTTCCAGGCGAGGTGGGGAACGCACGGCGACCACCCGATTGTGGCGGTTTCGCCGACGAGCGGGCAGGATGCTTTCTGGGAAATCATCAGGGCCTTCAACATCGCCGAGAGGCTTAGAACGCCGGTGGTGTTCCTCTTCGACGGCGTTTTGGCACACACGAGGGAGCTCATTAAGATTCCCGACGTTGATGAGGTGGAGATAACCTACCGCAAGCTCCCCCAGAACGAGGAGGAAGCGAAGCTCCCCTTCGGCGACCCGCACGGAGACGGCGTTCCACCGATGCCCCTCTTCGGACACGGTTACTTCACCCACGTGACGGGCTCGACCCACAAGGAGAACGGTTTGAGAGATGTGTACACGCCAGAGGTTCACGACAGGCTCGTGAGGAGAATCCACAGGAAGATAGAGAAGAACCGCGAAGTTTACGAGAAGTACGAAGAGCACTTCACAGACGATGCAGAGATACTCGTCGTCAGCTGGGGGGTAACGGCAAGGCCCGCCCTCGGAGCCGTTCTGAAGGCGAGGGAGGCGGGAATAAAGGCCGGCCTCTTCGTGCCGAAAACGGTTCACCCGTTCCCTGGGGAGAGGATGAGGGAGCTCGGAAAGCGCGTTAGGGCCATACTCGTTCCCGAGATGAACCTTGGCCAGATGATTCTTGAAGTCCAGCGCTACGTCAACGACGACGTTCTGCTCAAGGGAGTCAACAAGATTGGTGGCGTTCCCTTAACCGTTGAGGAAATCCTGCGCGAGATAAGGGGTGTTGCCTGA
- a CDS encoding 2-oxoglutarate ferredoxin oxidoreductase subunit delta, with the protein MAENANTIVEKNGYLVVGKAEGIVEIDVDTFLCKGCGICVEMCPRKVFEWSKELSEKGVHYPVPVHAEKCVKCKLCELLCPDFAIAVRW; encoded by the coding sequence ATGGCCGAAAACGCGAACACCATTGTTGAAAAAAACGGCTATCTTGTCGTCGGAAAGGCGGAAGGAATCGTTGAGATTGACGTTGATACATTTCTCTGCAAGGGCTGTGGAATTTGTGTCGAGATGTGCCCGAGGAAGGTCTTCGAGTGGAGCAAGGAGCTCAGCGAGAAGGGTGTGCACTATCCAGTCCCTGTTCACGCGGAGAAATGTGTCAAGTGCAAGCTCTGTGAGCTCCTCTGCCCGGACTTCGCCATCGCGGTAAGGTGGTGA